A stretch of Schistocerca cancellata isolate TAMUIC-IGC-003103 chromosome 3, iqSchCanc2.1, whole genome shotgun sequence DNA encodes these proteins:
- the LOC126175918 gene encoding uncharacterized protein LOC126175918: MFGVTKRTYTMNRKRCAVDMAREPNRSVAETWEEVAISLQQTFCETLGDSDWESYKITEHCYMRQKVGYALFGPPSGDDSGEYDSCKLEKIKEICKILIEQDNHNFLEENSETWMSIIFVCLALEKTGNHTEVVTEPVFRVPRYCNENDITVHFIDRNGRIYESWKDYLQNNKLPSCSYCYPKGGVYHLNVNHQVEVEFGKTPASKLPSKICNGLDLATTFVSAGNFGLACAAMSFPGSAPILATSVLTTAVCSAYGIGRSAKEIIDRKKHKETIGLTNSASRNCWLSIVGNAVGILSCGASRIIPKIAQSGNALNMEGRVCVAALSVTSCTVSGINVANEILNLDEKRKKNDIRPCDVAQLISSVIFFGHSVLTTKTAFNLIREARQGRLEKFVTSVRSTKYRKVFSDLARKIVGKKSELSESGKVIRSVKYIEEFGESFLNNVVVFKSGCNRASYIIDESGIRECVAYFRDLILNATRNFVTHMSNSFPQIGFGNHYENLTAASGKPQVPVADAGFNLRGQILTLLRGLGEFNIPLLLDLGVKIFSDLKYPLGRSICEVLNMIYMFVKEVVKDMENLYLEQLQEEKSLLGPNFSQVEFDQKYKISGVRFEYFCSVALKAVNLVGEVFSMLKEACRVTCHKVDSIKSERAQSPVFRDLVIPWEYTNSSENMPITKDHALQIARDLTNEDLNCNNSVVAYSESELFVVIEDKSIPLNVVRIKYIVECQIIYASVMC, encoded by the coding sequence AACGTACACAATGAATCGCAAGAGGTGCGCTGTGGATATGGCCCGTGAACCCAACAGAAGTGTTGCAGAAACATGGGAGGAAGTTGCTATCTCATTGCAGCAGACATTCTGCGAAACCCTGGGAGACTCAGACTGGGAGTCATACAAAATTACAGAGCACTGTTACATGCGTCAGAAAGTAGGTTATGCTCTTTTTGGACCACCATCAGGGGACGATTCTGGGGAATATGATTCGTGTAAActtgaaaaaataaaggaaatttgcAAAATACTCATTGAACAAGACAATCACAATTTCTTAGAGGAAAACTCTGAAACTTGGATGTCTATAATTTTTGTCTGTTTGGCCTTGGAGAAAACCGGAAACCACACTGAGGTGGTAACAGAGCCAGTTTTCAGGGTGCCTAGATACTGTAATGAAAATGATATTACAGTTCATTTCATTGACCGCAATGGTCGTATTTATGAAAGTTggaaagattatttacaaaataacaagctTCCAAGCTGTTCATATTGCTACCCTAAGGGTGGGGTATACCACTTAAATGTAAACCACCAGGTAGAGGTAGAATTTGGAAAGACTCCTGCAAGCAAACTACCATCAAAAATATGCAACGGTCTTGATCTTGCAACTACATTTGTGTCAGCTGGTAACTTTGGGTTAGCCTGTGCAGCAATGTCTTTCCCAGGAAGTGCACCTATTTTAGCAACATCAGTTCTCACTACTGCTGTTTGTAGTGCATATGGAATTGGTAGAAGCGCAAAAGAGATCATTGATAGGAAGAAACACAAAGAAACTATAGGGTTAACCAACAGTGCATCACGAAACTGTTGGCTGTCTATTGTGGGGAATGCTGTTGGTATTTTATCATGTGGGGCTTCAAGAATAATCCCAAAGATTGCACAAAGTGGGAATGCATTGAATATGGAAGGAAGAGTGTGTGTTGCTGCACTAAGTGTTACTTCTTGCACTGTTAGTGGAATTAATGTAgccaatgaaatattaaatttggatgagaaaagaaagaaaaatgacatcCGGCCATGTGATGTAGCACAGTTAATCTCATCAGTTATATTTTTTGGTCATTCAGTTCTAACTACGAAAACTGCATTTAATCTAATTAGAGAAGCCCGTCAAGGAAGATTGGAGAAATTTGTGACAAGTGTGAGAAGTACTAAGTACAGAAAAGTGTTTTCAGATCTTGCTAGAAAAATTGTTGGCAAGAAATCTGAACTTTCTGAAAGCGGCAAGGTAATCCGCTCAGTAAAATACATTGAAGAGTTCGGGGAGTCATTTTTAAATAATGTAGTTGTGTTCAAATCAGGTTGTAACAGAGCTTCATACATCATTGATGAGTCTGGAATCAGAGAGTGTGTTGCGTACTTCAGAGACCTCATTTTGAATGCCACTAGGAACTTTGTAACACATATGTCTAACAGCTTTCCACAAATTGGGTTTGGAAACCATTATGAGAACTTGACAGCAGCATCTGGAAAGCCACAAGTTCCTGTAGCAGATGCTGGTTTCAACCTTCGAGGGCAAATATTAACACTTTTACGAGGACTTGGTGAATTTAACATACCTCTTCTACTTGATCTTGGAGTGAAGATTTTTAGTGATCTGAAATACCCACTTGGCAGAAGTATTTGTGAAGTTCTAAACATGATTTACATGTTTGTGAAGGAAGTAGTGAAAGATATGGAAAATTTGTATCTAGAGCAGCTACaggaggaaaaaagtttattggGACCAAATTTTTCTCAGGTTGAATTTGACCAAAAATATAAAATATCGGGGGTGAGATTTGAATACTTCTGTTCAGTTGCACTAAAAGCAGTAAACTTAGTAGGAGAAGTCTTTAGCATGTTAAAAGAGGCCTGTCGTGTTACTTGCCATAAGGTTGATAGTATTAAATCAGAGAGAGCCCAGTCTCCTGTGTTCAGAGATCTAGTTATACCTTGGGAATATACAAATTCCAGTGAAAATATGCCAATAACAAAGGATCACGCCTTGCAAATTGCAAGAGATCTAACTAATGAAGATTTGAACTGCAACAATTCCGTTGTTGCATATTCAGAATCAGAATTATTTGTTGTAATTGAAGATAAGTCCATACCTTTAAATGTTGTGAGAATAAAATATATAGTTGAATGTCAGATAATTTATGCTTCAGTTATGTGCTGA